The proteins below are encoded in one region of Mangifera indica cultivar Alphonso chromosome 7, CATAS_Mindica_2.1, whole genome shotgun sequence:
- the LOC123220024 gene encoding defensin-like protein 296: MAKASSKTGSFTLLTIFIVFGLLINMKLPGVEAQLRCKSVADCTDLRCTDGPVQCSNGICVCGDVAAVDKLSTSANCKTTSNCKKD, encoded by the exons ATGGCCAAAGCTTCTTCCAAAACTGGATCATTCACCTTGCTCACCATCTTCATTGTTTTTG GTTTACTAATTAACATGAAGCTGCCAGGGGTAGAAGCACAATTGCGGTGCAAAAGCGTTGCAGATTGTACGGATCTCAGATGTACTGACGGCCCTGTTCAGTGTAGTAATGGCATATGTGTATGCGGTGATGTTGCTGCAGTTGATAAGTTGTCAACTTCAGCTAATTGTAAAACCACATCCAACTGCAAGAAAGATTAA